A stretch of DNA from Posidoniimonas polymericola:
GGCGTCGGCAGCGGCTGGAGGGCGGTCCACTCGCCGCTCGATGGGTCGAAGCAGGCGAACTCGTCGGTGCTGTGCATGTCCTCGGTCTCGCCGGCCGCGTTGCGCGAGTGCACGCCGCCGACGCGGTAGACTTTGCCGCCGTGCTCCACCAGTGGCAGGCCCTGCAGCGTGGTCTGCATCGGCAGACTCTCCCACGCCTGCCCGCCATCGAGTTTCAGACGACAGAAGTGCTGCGAGAGGTTGTCGCTAGAATGCTCGTGCTCGGTGCCGGTGTGGCCGCTGTAGACGTACACCCAGCCGTCCGCCGCGACCGCGCCGAAGCTGGCGACCGGCGTGGGGAGCTCTGGGTAGGCGCTCGCGGCTTGCATCTTCTCGGCCTGGGGCTGGTAGTTGGTAGTGAGCGTGAGGTAGTAGCTCTCACTGGTGTAGGCGTCGCCCTGGTACTCGCCGGCCGCGTCCTTCACCGTGTGGCCTACCAGCAAACCTACCTCACCAGCGGCAAGGCCGACGAACTTCGCGACGCCGTGCTTGTTGGTCTTCGTGGTGGTCGGATCGCCGGTCGAGTCGGTCAGAGTCACCTCGGCTCCCGGCAGCGGCTCGCCCTGGAAGGTCGCCAAGACACGCAGGGTCTCGCCGTCCCGCCACGGCAGCGCCGCGATGGTCTCGCCGGCGTCGCCCGACGCGGTGGGCTGCTCGTCGGCCAGCGGTGTTCGGTTTACCTCGTAACGCAGCATCGTGCCGTGGTAGACGCCGTACTCGATCGAAGACGTCAGCCGGGCCTCGGCCGAAACCGGCTCGACGCTGACCATGCCGTTCAGCCCGTCCTCCTCGACGCGCTCCATCTTCACAGCCTCGGCCGAGGCGCCCACGCCCCGCATGACTTCGGCGGTCACGACGCACTCCGGCAGGCGGTAGGCGCGTTCGCCGATGCCCTCAGAGAAGAACAGCACGGCGTGGCCGTCTTCATTCGCAGAGAGCCAGGCGAAGTGGGCGGAGGCGGGGGCGGTTAGCAGCGTCAAGAGCAAGCACGCAGTTGCGGCGTGAGTGACCATCGTAGGTTCCTGTTCTGTCGCCGCCGTTGCACGGCGCGACGGTTGGTTGGGGGGTGAGGAAGGCCGGGCCTAGGGAATCTCGACCAGTTCGCCATCGCTAGCGTGGGCGAGGGCTTCGAGGGTCTCGTGGGGTGTCTCGGTCGGGATCAGCCGTGCTGAACCATCGACGAAAAGCATCTCGACGCCGCCCGGGTGGTCTCCGCGAAAGGTTTCCCACTCGTAGAGCTTGGTGACAATTCGGTCGCTGTTGAATTTACCGACGACCGAGGCCCAGGTGACCCCCGGGTAGGCGAAGGCCCACTGCGTAGAACCACCCGGCCCCGCGGCGCCGTGGGACCTCTCGTACAGGTTCGTCAGGCCGTAGTCGAGCTCGCCGACGAGGAACGTCTTCGACGCACCGTCGGCCGCAGAGATTCCGCTGACCGAAGTCTTGCCGCGGCTGGGGTCGATGATGGCGCCGTTGTGACAGAACAAGTTCGGCTCGCCAGTGTAGCGGTTGAACGGGTCGCGGTTGTAGCCGCTGCCGGTCGACACCCCGTAGCTCGCCGCACCCGGCGGCACGTCGCCGCCGACGAAGGTCATCGACGGGCACAGGAACACTTCGAGGCTGACTTCGGTGATCGCGGTGTTGGGTTCCTCACTAGGACGAACGGTGAAATCGTACTCCCCGTAGCGGGACGCCTCGTCGAGGTAGGGCAGCAGCCAAACAAACGCGCTCGCGTAGCGATCCTTGCCGGGGGGCTTGGCGGGCGGCAGCCGCTTGTGAGCGTCGTTGTACTGGTGCATCGCCAGCCCGACCTGCCGGAGATTGTTGATGCACGAGCACCGCCGCGCCGCCTCGCGGGCCGACTGCACCGCCGGAAGCAACAGGGCAATCAGCACCCCGATGATGGCGATTGTCACCAGCAACTCCACCAGGGTAAACCCGGCACGCTTTGAGCTAGGCGGCATCTTGGGGTCCTTTCTCTCGGTGGCGGGGAGCGATCGCCCGGTGGGACCCCCAGCAGAATAGCATGGCAATCCCGAACTGCCACGCAAGCTGAACCGTGCCCGGCTCGGGGACGGCGCTAACGGACAACGCCCCGCCAGCGGTCGCGGCGCGGTCGCGCCAGTAGACGTAGTCCGCCGCGTCAACCACGCCGTCGTTGTTACCATCAGCGGCTGGGCCTGCGCTGCCGTAGGCGGTGCTCCACAGCGTGTAGTCCGCGGCGTCGACAGCCCCGCTAGCGTCATAGTCCCCCTCGACCGAGGCGCCGGGCGCGGCGAAGATGTCGATCGCCAGATTGTCGAGACTCGTGGACGCGTCCGCCGCAGCGAACGACA
This window harbors:
- a CDS encoding Kelch repeat-containing protein, with the protein product MVTHAATACLLLTLLTAPASAHFAWLSANEDGHAVLFFSEGIGERAYRLPECVVTAEVMRGVGASAEAVKMERVEEDGLNGMVSVEPVSAEARLTSSIEYGVYHGTMLRYEVNRTPLADEQPTASGDAGETIAALPWRDGETLRVLATFQGEPLPGAEVTLTDSTGDPTTTKTNKHGVAKFVGLAAGEVGLLVGHTVKDAAGEYQGDAYTSESYYLTLTTNYQPQAEKMQAASAYPELPTPVASFGAVAADGWVYVYSGHTGTEHEHSSDNLSQHFCRLKLDGGQAWESLPMQTTLQGLPLVEHGGKVYRVGGVHSRNAAGETEDMHSTDEFACFDPSSGEWTALQPLPTPRSSHDAVVIGDSLYVVGGWQLSGESPGEWSTDALRYEFDHPEQGWQAIAEPPFHRRALAASHLDGKLVVLGGMLQDEGVTNRVDAYDPATDAWSELPKLPGKGISGFGVSAWNLDGVVYASGMQGEVYALAPGASEWKSVGKLADPRFFHRLVPADGQSLLVVAGASAENGHVGTLERVEVRGN
- a CDS encoding DUF1559 family PulG-like putative transporter produces the protein MPPSSKRAGFTLVELLVTIAIIGVLIALLLPAVQSAREAARRCSCINNLRQVGLAMHQYNDAHKRLPPAKPPGKDRYASAFVWLLPYLDEASRYGEYDFTVRPSEEPNTAITEVSLEVFLCPSMTFVGGDVPPGAASYGVSTGSGYNRDPFNRYTGEPNLFCHNGAIIDPSRGKTSVSGISAADGASKTFLVGELDYGLTNLYERSHGAAGPGGSTQWAFAYPGVTWASVVGKFNSDRIVTKLYEWETFRGDHPGGVEMLFVDGSARLIPTETPHETLEALAHASDGELVEIP